A single region of the Xenopus laevis strain J_2021 chromosome 4L, Xenopus_laevis_v10.1, whole genome shotgun sequence genome encodes:
- the LOC121403052 gene encoding uncharacterized protein LOC121403052 encodes MIICNISAIKDWGSFLSQILPRVNKTLRLVHQGINTVEATTSSMVSVLQEPEQTSYLPHTEPMNASNFTTGLDHLIQYSYSESEEDQLYKDYKPPPKEPVPLPKAVLYLLMAALVMVAVAYAIVGHIIKDLIHDFIDWIFGSSPEVKGNKSDINCISQSAIEMTENQDISLSSLHQEQLPSHSGDFLICMDEISHISQQT; translated from the exons ATGATTATATGTAACATCAGTGCGATAAAGGACTGGGGCTCTTTTCTATCTCAGATCCTCCCCAGAGTCAACAAAACCCTCCGTTTGGTTCATCAAGGTATAAACACAGTGGAAGCTACAACCAGCTCCATGGTTAGTGTCTTACAAGAGCCGGAGCAGACCAGCTACCTTCCCCATACCGAACCCATGAATGCCAGTAATTTCACCACGGGGCTGGATCATCTCATCCAGTATTCTTATTCGGAATCAGAAGAGGACCAGTTGTACAAGGATTACAAACCTCCTCCCAAGGAACCGGTACCCTTGCCCAAGGCTGTGCTCTACCTCTTGATGGCTGCCTTGGTGATGGTGGCAGTGGCATATGCTATTGTGGGCCATATTATTAAGGATCTTATTCATGACTTTATAG ACTGGATATTTGGCTCCAGCCCTGAAGTCAAAGGTAACAAATCGGACATCAATTGTATCAGCCAAAGTGCAATCGAGATGACCGAAAATCAAGATATCTCCTTGTCTTCTTTACATCAGGAGCAGTTACCCTCCCATTCTGGAGACTTTCTTATCTGCATGGATGAAATTTCCCACATATCACAACAAACATAA